From a region of the Candidatus Woesearchaeota archaeon genome:
- a CDS encoding N-acetyltransferase produces the protein MPGQYQLIKDCKIGKDTKIWHYVNLYGCEIGNNSMVGSFVEIQPEVKIGNNCRIQSHTFICSLVTIEDNVFVGHGVMFINDIKPPGGKDNWKPTLIKKGVSIGSNATIMPVTIGENSIIGAGAVVTKDVPNKVIVAGVPAQIIKRLK, from the coding sequence ATGCCAGGGCAATACCAATTGATTAAAGATTGCAAGATAGGTAAAGATACTAAAATATGGCATTATGTTAATCTTTATGGCTGTGAAATAGGTAATAATTCTATGGTCGGTAGTTTTGTTGAGATACAACCAGAAGTCAAGATTGGCAATAATTGCAGAATTCAATCACATACTTTTATCTGTTCGTTAGTCACTATTGAAGACAATGTTTTTGTTGGACATGGTGTGATGTTTATTAACGATATTAAACCTCCTGGAGGAAAGGATAATTGGAAACCAACACTTATTAAAAAAGGTGTTTCTATAGGGAGTAATGCAACGATTATGCCAGTAACTATTGGAGAGAACTCTATTATTGGCGCTGGCGCAGTTGTCACTAAAGATGTTCCCAATAAGGTGATTGTTGCAGGAGTTCCAGCGCAAATAATCAAAAGATTAAAATAG